A genomic window from Planctomycetota bacterium includes:
- a CDS encoding PEP-CTERM sorting domain-containing protein: MPREARWAQRMEDLRRGADVSRPRQERVRHRRRRRHRRVRLLVQVIPRRSRPRNVSITPLRRAVCNGCAGDVHCASVPRRFLKLIVQKICRASGVGYVPCTDPTTFTPKEDEPMKTSRNMMRLMLLGGVMMVAMSATNAHAFFFEEEPSDPPPTPHCQPPVTDDTCHRHHRRCDPPQQPGDNDPPQCFQHHLPDCNLPPVCEEPHNPPCDMVPPGTTPVPEPASLALVGLGAAVMLSRRARKGSN, translated from the coding sequence ATGCCGCGTGAAGCTCGATGGGCACAGCGAATGGAAGACCTACGCCGCGGGGCAGACGTTTCACGTCCCCGGCAAGAGCGGGTTCGACATCGCCGTCGACGCCGGCATCGCAGAGTACGTCTGCTCGTTCAAGTAATTCCCCGCCGCTCGCGGCCTCGCAATGTCTCGATAACGCCTCTCCGGCGCGCCGTCTGTAACGGTTGCGCCGGTGATGTGCATTGCGCAAGCGTCCCGCGGCGTTTTTTGAAGCTCATCGTCCAAAAGATTTGTCGCGCTTCGGGCGTGGGGTATGTTCCATGCACTGACCCGACGACCTTCACTCCAAAGGAAGATGAGCCCATGAAGACCTCCCGGAACATGATGCGACTGATGCTGCTCGGCGGCGTGATGATGGTGGCGATGAGCGCGACGAACGCACACGCCTTCTTCTTCGAAGAAGAGCCGTCCGATCCCCCGCCCACGCCCCACTGCCAGCCCCCCGTGACCGACGACACCTGCCATCGTCATCACCGTCGCTGCGATCCGCCGCAGCAGCCCGGCGACAATGATCCGCCGCAGTGCTTCCAGCATCACCTGCCCGACTGCAACCTCCCGCCGGTCTGCGAAGAGCCGCACAATCCGCCCTGCGACATGGTGCCCCCCGGCACGACGCCGGTGCCCGAGCCCGCTTCGCTCGCCCTCGTCGGCCTCGGCGCTGCCGTGATGCTCAGCCGCCGCGCCCGCAAGGGATCGAACTGA
- a CDS encoding DUF1255 family protein — MPAHSQELPVSQNQFANVTAVAKANVYFDGKVVSHTILTAAGAKITLGLIYAGSYHFGTDASEQMDITAGACRVKLDGHSEWKTYAAGQTFHVPGKSGFDIAVDAGIAEYVCSFK; from the coding sequence ATGCCTGCCCATTCTCAGGAGCTTCCCGTGTCGCAGAACCAGTTCGCCAATGTCACCGCCGTCGCCAAAGCCAACGTCTATTTCGACGGCAAGGTCGTCAGTCACACCATCCTCACCGCCGCGGGGGCCAAGATCACGCTCGGGCTCATCTATGCCGGGTCGTACCACTTCGGCACCGATGCGTCGGAGCAGATGGACATCACCGCTGGTGCATGCCGCGTGAAGCTCGATGGGCACAGCGAATGGAAGACCTACGCCGCGGGGCAGACGTTTCACGTCCCCGGCAAGAGCGGGTTCGACATCGCCGTCGACGCCGGCATCGCAGAGTACGTCTGCTCGTTCAAGTAA
- a CDS encoding nitrate reductase: MPFRNVFIAVFIGSSLIVAALLINRHRPAIDTAQPSASFVRASGKCAECHIRETSAVVHQYEQSRHAAAGINCIDCHRPADGQEPMEHRGFTIARHLTSANCKLCHPTEHDQFMRSRHAAPAWAAVRGEGDFTAEQIAFAEKHHPGAVKRGENTLSLMEGGGAQTKGCMVCHAIGKPNPDGSIGTCTQCHARHQTSVRLARQPQTCGQCHMGPDHSQLEIYTESKHGVLFAIEQDRMNLDARPKMLTTADMPVPTCATCHMSGLEGMNVTHDVTERLSYWLFAPVSEKRPGYEQGQAHMKELCLKCHTKPSVDQFYADAEVVVASTNEKVRAATKLMDGLYADGLLSKTPFDEPIEFVYFDLWHYFGRTAKHGAFMGGADFVQWHGNYELLNKAVELEHMAQDLRAGKSHVQ; this comes from the coding sequence ATGCCGTTTCGAAACGTGTTCATCGCTGTGTTCATCGGATCGAGTCTGATCGTCGCCGCGCTGCTCATCAACAGACACCGACCGGCCATCGACACGGCGCAGCCCAGCGCTTCGTTCGTCCGCGCCTCGGGCAAGTGCGCCGAGTGCCACATCCGCGAAACCTCGGCGGTCGTGCACCAGTACGAGCAGAGCCGACACGCCGCGGCGGGCATCAACTGCATCGACTGCCATCGCCCGGCCGACGGACAGGAGCCGATGGAGCATCGCGGATTCACTATCGCGCGCCATCTGACCAGCGCCAACTGCAAACTCTGCCATCCGACCGAGCACGATCAGTTCATGCGATCGCGTCATGCCGCCCCGGCGTGGGCGGCGGTGCGCGGCGAAGGGGACTTCACCGCCGAGCAGATCGCCTTCGCCGAAAAACATCACCCCGGCGCGGTGAAGCGCGGTGAAAACACGCTCTCGCTCATGGAAGGCGGCGGCGCACAGACCAAGGGCTGCATGGTCTGTCACGCCATCGGCAAACCCAACCCCGACGGATCGATCGGCACCTGCACGCAGTGTCACGCCCGCCATCAGACCTCCGTCCGCCTGGCGCGGCAGCCGCAGACCTGCGGCCAGTGCCACATGGGCCCGGATCATTCGCAACTGGAAATTTACACCGAGTCCAAGCACGGCGTGCTCTTCGCCATCGAGCAGGATCGGATGAATCTCGATGCGCGGCCGAAGATGCTCACCACGGCCGACATGCCCGTGCCGACGTGTGCGACGTGCCACATGTCGGGGCTCGAGGGCATGAACGTCACTCACGACGTCACCGAGCGGCTTTCGTACTGGCTTTTCGCCCCGGTGAGCGAGAAGCGGCCGGGTTATGAGCAGGGCCAGGCGCACATGAAGGAGTTGTGCCTCAAGTGCCACACCAAGCCGAGCGTCGACCAGTTTTATGCCGACGCGGAGGTCGTGGTCGCATCGACGAACGAGAAGGTTCGCGCGGCGACGAAACTCATGGACGGCCTTTACGCCGACGGGCTGCTGAGCAAGACGCCGTTCGACGAGCCGATCGAGTTCGTGTACTTCGACCTGTGGCACTACTTCGGGCGGACCGCCAAGCACGGCGCGTTCATGGGCGGCGCGGATTTCGTGCAGTGGCACGGCAACTACGAACTGCTCAACAAGGCGGTCGAGCTGGAGCACATGGCGCAGGACCTGCGAGCCGGGAAGTCCCATGTCCAATGA
- a CDS encoding Lrp/AsnC family transcriptional regulator: MSHSTIPIGIDDPINKQLLSVSEDKVQGFVRDPIGFIAEASGLEPEIVIERIRAMLEGGTIRRVRQTMMSTNLAPGALVAWNVPEDKLNAAFEWMFNDDPFSGHVVIRSTDKQTPGSQYRLWTTLKVPHPYSMDKHCQYLMRRTGCAAYKLLPAHKLFALGVGHVRRREMEPGERTDAPTRVLDTQVVNLTEHEWEILMALKREFEPGEIVRDLWVARAAEAGVSLDEFCAVAESMNKRKIVGRFSTFLEHVKKLSDGSTVTKYNALFHWAVPTGREMDAGLEVGRHLIMTHAYWRDGGPEFNNVNIMGVAHGMAKQMVLAHKAAIDEHLAEAGIEVSYTNVFWGGRSEIKPSEISPIAYRQWCEMQGIDAKTMRA, from the coding sequence ATGAGCCATTCGACGATCCCCATCGGTATTGACGACCCCATCAACAAGCAACTGCTTTCGGTGAGCGAAGACAAGGTGCAGGGTTTCGTGCGCGATCCGATCGGCTTCATCGCCGAAGCGTCGGGCCTCGAACCTGAAATTGTCATCGAGCGCATCCGGGCGATGCTCGAAGGCGGGACGATCCGCCGCGTGCGGCAGACGATGATGAGTACCAACCTGGCGCCGGGGGCGCTGGTCGCATGGAACGTCCCCGAAGACAAGCTCAACGCGGCATTCGAATGGATGTTCAATGACGACCCGTTCAGCGGGCACGTCGTCATCCGCTCGACCGACAAGCAGACGCCCGGCAGTCAATACCGGTTGTGGACCACGCTCAAAGTCCCGCATCCGTATTCGATGGACAAGCATTGTCAGTACCTGATGCGGCGCACGGGATGTGCGGCGTACAAGCTGCTGCCGGCGCATAAGCTGTTCGCGCTGGGCGTAGGGCACGTTCGCCGGCGTGAGATGGAGCCGGGCGAACGGACGGACGCGCCGACGCGCGTGCTTGATACGCAGGTCGTGAATCTGACCGAGCACGAGTGGGAGATTCTCATGGCGCTGAAGCGCGAGTTCGAACCGGGCGAGATCGTGCGCGATCTTTGGGTGGCGCGGGCCGCGGAGGCGGGCGTGTCGCTCGACGAGTTCTGCGCGGTGGCCGAGTCGATGAACAAGCGGAAGATCGTCGGGCGATTTTCGACGTTTTTGGAGCACGTCAAAAAGCTCAGCGACGGTTCGACCGTGACGAAGTACAACGCCCTGTTTCACTGGGCCGTGCCGACGGGGCGTGAGATGGACGCGGGGCTCGAAGTCGGGCGTCACCTGATCATGACGCATGCTTACTGGCGCGACGGCGGGCCGGAGTTTAATAATGTGAACATCATGGGCGTCGCGCACGGGATGGCCAAGCAGATGGTGCTGGCCCACAAGGCGGCGATCGACGAGCACCTCGCCGAGGCGGGTATCGAGGTGAGCTACACGAACGTCTTCTGGGGCGGACGCAGCGAGATCAAACCCAGCGAAATCAGCCCGATCGCGTACCGGCAATGGTGCGAAATGCAGGGGATCGACGCGAAGACGATGCGGGCGTAG
- a CDS encoding prepilin-type N-terminal cleavage/methylation domain-containing protein gives MKTRRAFTLIELLVVVTIIAMLIALLLPAMNQARATARRVVCYSNMRQSIISVTGYAAANIAKLPYSGRNYPHMSVLDIYEMPTTVSDRRYLHCPNDKNDPGYWAAWWKWQYGPMTAAAHLTDTEGPVDAVVNYSYYWQTKMYRLPQSSTLRSWGMSNVTYPAKLIALHCRAEMGLVTDTLEYANAGGENSAFLDGHVGFYAWSEINLTSVTWLGLPNTDWTWGGIEGKDLN, from the coding sequence ATGAAGACCCGCCGCGCCTTTACGCTCATCGAACTGCTCGTCGTCGTGACGATCATCGCGATGCTCATCGCGCTGCTCCTGCCGGCGATGAACCAGGCCAGGGCGACGGCGCGGCGCGTCGTCTGCTATTCCAACATGCGCCAGAGCATCATCAGCGTGACCGGCTATGCGGCCGCGAACATCGCCAAGCTCCCCTACTCGGGGCGCAACTATCCGCACATGAGCGTGCTGGACATCTACGAAATGCCCACCACCGTCAGCGACCGGCGGTACCTGCACTGCCCCAATGACAAGAACGACCCCGGCTACTGGGCGGCGTGGTGGAAGTGGCAATACGGCCCGATGACCGCGGCGGCGCACCTGACCGACACGGAAGGGCCCGTCGATGCGGTCGTCAACTACAGCTACTACTGGCAGACGAAAATGTACCGCCTGCCGCAAAGCTCAACGCTCCGATCGTGGGGGATGAGCAACGTCACCTATCCCGCAAAACTCATTGCCCTGCACTGCCGCGCTGAAATGGGACTCGTCACCGACACCCTGGAGTACGCCAACGCCGGCGGGGAAAATTCGGCGTTTCTCGACGGGCACGTCGGGTTCTACGCATGGAGCGAGATCAATCTCACGTCCGTCACCTGGCTGGGCCTGCCCAACACCGACTGGACCTGGGGCGGGATCGAGGGCAAGGATCTGAATTGA
- a CDS encoding prepilin-type N-terminal cleavage/methylation domain-containing protein: MRDQHAFTFIELLIVVTIIALLIALLPPFSGRNGPQMSVLDICEMPTTISGRRYLHYPNDINEPTHPYGVVIDNVEVYKASDPVADVPRSHVARQTSSPTYPSKIGENQ; this comes from the coding sequence ATGCGTGACCAGCATGCCTTCACCTTCATCGAGCTTCTGATCGTCGTGACGATCATCGCGCTTCTGATCGCGCTGCTGCCGCCGTTTTCCGGGCGGAATGGCCCGCAGATGAGCGTGCTGGATATCTGCGAAATGCCCACGACCATCAGCGGCCGCCGCTATCTGCATTACCCCAACGACATCAACGAGCCGACCCATCCCTACGGCGTGGTGATCGACAACGTCGAAGTTTACAAAGCGTCCGACCCGGTCGCGGACGTTCCCCGGTCGCATGTCGCCCGCCAAACCTCTTCACCCACTTATCCATCGAAAATCGGAGAAAACCAGTGA
- a CDS encoding DUF642 domain-containing protein, which translates to MNDAPRHPDDFDTLLSAAAEGALTPERHEALMAHLAARPDERDRYVDYVMVHAHLHWEGARATDPALRGEAPLPSTSLRAGSIGVNEPSASPHADAEPAPGRSVWYAKGFRVQGSGVIFKAAIAALLVVAAALIYFFLPSTPHSPLPTPRFALPPSYAMLSDVSADARFENADTFPSLGSDLAGPIMLTTGRAQVMFKSTAVVDLIGPCEFEMTGPNRGHLIAGRIQAAVRPEAHGFAVDLPGGARVIDLGTRFDLAVNAVGAGQLRVLEGKVELRAPGDVSAGILLAGQAARFDAAGRFQVNLVRNGSFESARLPTPSRFGGVWDLKLANGGAPNDADNTLAHWTLTGSGNWLFGPTFWKAADGDDALSLNNFPNQHMIAEQTLAVVSGERYTLRFDLTGRFDAPRSPPVQSIRVQVIDDQGTLMDQTFEVHQPEHFDRLNEPGWQPQSLSFTARSEHVTLRFETAANSHPYGVVIDDVELHAASDKAADDTRSNLNRQTPSPAHASEIGETQP; encoded by the coding sequence ATGAACGACGCCCCGCGCCATCCCGATGACTTTGACACGCTGCTGTCCGCCGCCGCCGAGGGCGCGCTGACGCCCGAGCGGCATGAAGCGCTGATGGCGCACCTGGCCGCTCGCCCCGATGAGCGCGACCGCTACGTCGACTATGTGATGGTGCACGCGCATCTGCACTGGGAAGGCGCCCGCGCGACGGACCCGGCGCTTCGCGGCGAAGCGCCGCTCCCTTCGACTTCGCTCAGGGCAGGCAGCATCGGCGTGAATGAACCATCCGCATCCCCCCACGCCGACGCTGAGCCCGCCCCGGGGCGAAGCGTCTGGTACGCAAAAGGGTTCAGGGTTCAGGGTTCAGGGGTCATCTTCAAGGCGGCGATCGCCGCACTACTCGTCGTCGCCGCCGCGCTGATCTACTTCTTCCTCCCTTCCACTCCGCACTCCCCACTCCCCACTCCCCGCTTCGCATTACCGCCTTCGTACGCCATGCTTTCGGACGTTTCCGCCGATGCGCGATTCGAAAACGCCGATACATTCCCTTCCCTCGGCTCCGACCTGGCCGGCCCGATCATGCTCACCACCGGCCGCGCGCAGGTCATGTTCAAGTCCACCGCCGTCGTCGATCTGATCGGCCCGTGCGAATTTGAGATGACCGGCCCCAACCGCGGCCATCTGATCGCCGGTCGGATTCAGGCCGCCGTCCGACCCGAAGCGCACGGGTTCGCGGTCGATCTGCCCGGCGGGGCGCGCGTCATTGATCTGGGCACGCGCTTCGATCTGGCTGTCAATGCGGTCGGGGCCGGGCAACTGCGTGTGCTGGAGGGCAAAGTCGAGCTTCGCGCGCCCGGCGACGTGAGCGCGGGCATCCTGCTGGCCGGCCAGGCCGCGCGCTTCGATGCGGCCGGTCGCTTCCAGGTGAATCTCGTCCGCAACGGCAGCTTTGAATCCGCCCGCCTCCCCACGCCCAGCCGCTTCGGCGGCGTGTGGGATCTGAAACTTGCAAACGGCGGCGCCCCGAACGATGCGGACAACACGCTCGCGCACTGGACCCTCACCGGCTCGGGCAACTGGCTCTTCGGCCCGACATTCTGGAAGGCCGCCGATGGCGACGATGCGCTGAGTCTCAACAACTTTCCCAATCAACACATGATCGCCGAGCAGACGCTCGCCGTCGTCTCCGGCGAGCGCTACACGCTGCGTTTCGATCTGACCGGACGATTCGACGCGCCTCGCAGTCCGCCCGTACAGTCGATTCGCGTGCAGGTCATCGACGATCAGGGCACGCTGATGGATCAGACGTTCGAGGTTCATCAGCCCGAGCATTTCGACCGGCTCAATGAACCGGGCTGGCAGCCGCAGTCGCTGTCGTTCACGGCCCGATCGGAGCATGTCACGCTCCGCTTTGAAACCGCCGCCAATTCGCACCCCTACGGCGTGGTGATCGACGATGTCGAGCTTCACGCCGCATCCGACAAGGCCGCGGACGATACACGGTCGAATCTCAATCGCCAAACCCCATCACCCGCTCACGCATCAGAAATCGGAGAAACCCAGCCATGA
- a CDS encoding sigma-70 family RNA polymerase sigma factor has translation MSNLSPQQLLVHRITSCQRQLYGYILTLLAQPDAAEDVLQETNMVLVAKAEEWSETEDFAAWAFRVAYFQCLAHLKRKRRDRLKPVDESLLADLAQRAAAAPMGEPRLAALRQCLTKLPEPARRMITLRYDGQFDIDAIASQTQRSGGAVRVALHRARLALLECIRKTLAAQS, from the coding sequence ATGTCAAACCTCAGTCCGCAACAACTGCTGGTTCATCGTATCACATCCTGCCAGCGGCAGTTATACGGATATATCCTGACCCTCCTCGCCCAACCCGACGCGGCGGAGGATGTGCTTCAGGAAACGAACATGGTGCTGGTCGCCAAGGCGGAGGAATGGTCGGAAACCGAGGATTTTGCGGCTTGGGCGTTCAGAGTCGCGTATTTCCAGTGTCTGGCTCATCTTAAACGCAAACGGCGCGATCGGCTCAAGCCGGTGGACGAATCGCTGCTGGCCGATCTGGCCCAGCGGGCGGCGGCGGCCCCGATGGGCGAGCCCCGGCTGGCCGCACTGCGGCAGTGCCTCACGAAGCTGCCCGAACCGGCCCGGCGGATGATCACGCTCCGTTACGACGGGCAGTTCGATATCGACGCCATCGCTTCGCAGACGCAGCGCAGCGGGGGGGCCGTCCGCGTCGCCCTGCACCGAGCCCGACTCGCCTTGCTCGAGTGCATCCGAAAGACCCTCGCCGCTCAATCATGA
- a CDS encoding sigma-70 family RNA polymerase sigma factor → MNREARLMGSISRKDQLTRQLMASQSRLYAYIVTLVHDPDRAHDILQNANVIMLGKLDELDAATEFLPWAYRVAYFEVLSARRDLARDRHQFSESFVETLADAAASRAGRYEDRTRALYHCLDQLAPDQRKIIEKRYMADGSVESLAAEMRRPYGSVRQSLYRIRMALVDCVRRQMATEEHA, encoded by the coding sequence ATGAATCGAGAGGCACGTTTGATGGGATCAATCTCCCGTAAAGACCAGTTGACCCGCCAGTTGATGGCGTCCCAGTCGCGCCTTTACGCCTACATCGTAACGCTGGTCCACGACCCGGACCGGGCGCACGACATTCTTCAGAACGCCAACGTCATCATGCTCGGCAAGCTCGACGAGCTGGACGCGGCGACCGAGTTCCTTCCGTGGGCGTACCGCGTGGCGTATTTCGAAGTGCTCAGCGCCCGGCGGGACCTGGCGCGGGATCGCCATCAGTTCAGCGAGTCGTTCGTCGAAACCCTCGCCGACGCCGCCGCGTCCCGTGCGGGTCGCTACGAGGATCGCACGCGCGCGCTTTACCACTGTCTTGATCAGCTCGCGCCCGATCAGCGGAAGATCATCGAGAAGCGCTACATGGCGGACGGGTCCGTCGAGTCGCTGGCCGCGGAGATGCGGCGGCCGTACGGATCGGTGCGTCAATCGCTGTATCGCATCCGCATGGCGCTGGTCGATTGCGTTCGTCGACAGATGGCGACGGAGGAGCACGCATGA
- a CDS encoding prepilin-type N-terminal cleavage/methylation domain-containing protein, which translates to MTAMREHRDLHSATGLAPHGMRRGHLSHHAAPTAMRRRAFTIVELLVVVAIIALLIAILLPSLAKARYNARSLVCSSNKHQVATITLMYAQDFKGYYPNRFNGTVSHHLPFWFGTASLFPTYHTMIEKYYGPSIENKVPTLLVCSVTPDGVLRDSVGWPGYAIYRGNVNLWAGWDWKYVAASACNPVLPLDQMPIRIGDVPQRPLVGDLIEYMTGDSVSGFTGWVTPHSYLPDFHYRAIGNPEDISTDPQPFALGDGSVHMAAKLQKVFRDDGYGSKWWMAPGE; encoded by the coding sequence ATGACCGCGATGCGGGAACATCGTGACCTTCATTCAGCGACGGGGCTCGCCCCGCACGGCATGAGGCGTGGTCACTTAAGTCACCACGCCGCGCCGACGGCGATGCGACGGCGCGCCTTCACCATCGTCGAACTCCTCGTCGTCGTCGCCATCATCGCTTTGCTCATCGCCATTCTGCTCCCCTCGCTCGCCAAGGCGCGTTACAACGCCCGGTCGCTCGTCTGCTCCTCCAACAAACACCAGGTCGCCACCATCACCCTCATGTACGCCCAGGATTTCAAGGGCTACTACCCCAACCGTTTCAACGGAACCGTCTCGCATCATCTGCCCTTCTGGTTCGGCACCGCCAGTCTATTCCCGACCTATCACACGATGATCGAAAAGTACTACGGCCCGTCCATCGAAAACAAAGTCCCCACGCTGCTCGTCTGCTCCGTCACGCCCGACGGCGTGCTGCGCGATTCGGTCGGCTGGCCCGGGTACGCCATCTATCGCGGCAACGTGAATCTCTGGGCGGGCTGGGACTGGAAGTACGTCGCCGCCAGCGCGTGCAATCCCGTCCTTCCTCTCGATCAGATGCCCATCCGCATCGGCGACGTCCCCCAGCGACCGCTCGTGGGTGATCTCATCGAGTACATGACCGGCGACTCCGTTAGCGGGTTCACCGGATGGGTCACACCCCACAGCTACCTCCCCGACTTCCACTACCGCGCGATCGGCAACCCCGAAGACATCTCCACCGACCCCCAACCCTTCGCCCTCGGCGACGGCTCCGTCCACATGGCCGCCAAACTCCAGAAAGTCTTCCGAGACGACGGCTACGGCTCCAAATGGTGGATGGCCCCCGGCGAATAA
- a CDS encoding prolyl oligopeptidase family serine peptidase: MPLPSRELQAVASRRASCFNDAMNTRGILPAVIAFLVTALPLHAVEPYKPVARTVPPPGIVLPAADRDRIAQGLASVKERMKGVDEPDIEMLVKAVDLALAFDEFYNPKDAAKADTLLQLANERLDALAKGEHPWATQHGNVVRGYRSEVDGSVQPYGLEIPENLDLSKPVPLYVWLHGRGDKVTDLHFLVDRLHGHAPISSFISDAIIVHPFGRQCIGYKSAGEVDVLDVIKSVKERYRIDDERIALTGFSMGGAGAWEVGAHYADHFCVVHCGAGFVEVQRFMNYDLANIPPIEQKMWGVYNIPGYVRNLFNTPTIAYSGEIDKQKLAADIMSEAFKAEGRELPHLIGPGMGHKYHPDTLKEVMAFVQDAVKKGRDEHPKEWHLQTQTLRYNRMGPFAAEALEHHWLDSRVDAHQVAGGQWALTTKNIAGVDVPADGASIVRCQIDAQPVEAPVAPGVDHATFWKRDGQWQPGVFDASPRKRPGQQGPIDDAFMDPFLLVTPTGRSDNALFEQWMNFELDHARTHWRAVFRGDMRTKNDADVTADDIKNYHLVLFGDEKSNKLIAQIAGKLPMKIVDGDRVNLMIYPNPLNPRKYVVLNSGPTFREADDLNNSLQNPKLGDWAGIDMTVSPDQKYPGKVIEAGVFDEHWQLVGPVK; the protein is encoded by the coding sequence ATGCCCCTCCCTTCGAGAGAGTTACAAGCGGTTGCGTCCAGGCGTGCATCGTGCTTCAATGACGCGATGAATACACGAGGCATCCTCCCCGCCGTGATTGCGTTTCTCGTGACTGCACTGCCGCTTCATGCGGTCGAGCCCTACAAGCCGGTGGCGCGCACCGTGCCCCCGCCGGGGATCGTACTTCCCGCGGCGGATCGGGATCGGATCGCGCAGGGGTTGGCGAGCGTGAAGGAGCGCATGAAGGGCGTCGACGAGCCGGACATCGAGATGCTCGTCAAGGCGGTCGACCTCGCGTTGGCGTTCGACGAGTTCTACAACCCCAAGGACGCCGCCAAGGCCGACACGCTCCTTCAACTCGCCAACGAGCGGCTTGACGCGCTGGCCAAAGGCGAGCATCCGTGGGCGACGCAGCACGGCAACGTCGTGCGCGGATACCGCAGTGAGGTCGACGGGTCGGTACAGCCGTATGGGCTGGAAATCCCGGAGAATCTGGACCTTTCCAAGCCGGTGCCGCTGTACGTCTGGCTCCACGGCCGCGGCGACAAGGTCACCGATCTGCACTTCCTCGTCGATCGCCTGCACGGCCATGCCCCGATCAGTTCGTTCATCTCCGACGCCATCATCGTGCATCCCTTCGGCCGGCAGTGCATCGGGTACAAGTCCGCCGGCGAAGTCGATGTGCTCGATGTGATCAAGTCCGTGAAGGAGCGCTACCGGATCGACGACGAGCGCATCGCGCTGACGGGCTTTTCGATGGGCGGCGCCGGGGCATGGGAAGTCGGCGCGCACTATGCCGATCACTTCTGCGTCGTTCACTGTGGGGCGGGCTTCGTCGAAGTGCAGCGGTTCATGAACTACGACCTGGCGAACATTCCGCCCATCGAGCAGAAGATGTGGGGCGTGTACAACATCCCCGGTTACGTCCGCAATCTGTTCAACACGCCGACGATCGCCTACTCCGGCGAGATCGACAAGCAGAAACTCGCGGCGGACATCATGAGCGAGGCCTTCAAGGCGGAGGGCCGGGAGCTGCCGCACCTGATCGGTCCGGGCATGGGCCACAAGTATCATCCCGACACGCTCAAGGAAGTCATGGCCTTCGTGCAGGACGCGGTGAAGAAGGGCCGCGATGAGCATCCCAAGGAGTGGCACCTTCAGACGCAGACGCTGCGCTACAACCGGATGGGGCCTTTCGCCGCCGAGGCGCTGGAGCATCACTGGCTCGATTCGCGCGTCGATGCGCATCAGGTGGCGGGCGGACAATGGGCTCTGACCACCAAGAACATCGCGGGGGTCGATGTGCCGGCGGACGGTGCGAGCATCGTGCGGTGTCAGATCGACGCACAGCCGGTCGAAGCGCCGGTCGCGCCGGGCGTCGATCATGCGACGTTCTGGAAGCGCGACGGCCAATGGCAGCCGGGCGTGTTCGACGCTTCGCCGCGCAAGCGGCCGGGTCAACAGGGGCCCATCGATGACGCCTTCATGGACCCGTTCCTCCTCGTGACGCCGACGGGTCGGAGCGACAATGCGCTTTTTGAGCAGTGGATGAACTTCGAGCTCGACCACGCCCGCACGCACTGGCGCGCCGTCTTCCGCGGCGACATGCGCACCAAGAATGACGCCGACGTCACCGCCGACGACATTAAGAACTACCACCTCGTGCTCTTCGGCGACGAAAAATCCAACAAGCTCATCGCGCAAATCGCCGGGAAATTGCCGATGAAAATCGTCGACGGCGATCGCGTGAATCTGATGATCTATCCCAATCCGCTCAACCCCCGGAAGTATGTGGTGTTGAATTCCGGGCCGACGTTCCGGGAGGCGGACGATCTGAACAACTCGCTTCAGAACCCCAAGCTCGGCGACTGGGCCGGGATCGACATGACCGTCAGCCCGGATCAGAAGTATCCCGGCAAGGTGATCGAAGCGGGCGTGTTCGACGAGCACTGGCAGCTTGTCGGCCCGGTGAAGTGA